The following proteins are co-located in the Conyzicola lurida genome:
- the hflX gene encoding GTPase HflX, with translation MSEKVDTPVDNDDVVSRVLANATGPSASHTVFGSGSAQALQNGSDYSVSRDGEQFDREDRQALRRVAGLSTELDDVTEVEYRQLRIERVVLIGIYTQGTTVDAENSMRELYALAETAGAVVLDGLLQRRATPDPSTYFGKGKAEELRDIVAANGADTVIADTELAPSQRRALEDVVKVKVIDRTAVILDIFSQHAKSREGKAQVELAQLEYMLPRLRGWGEALSRQGGGAGGSGDGMGSRGPGETKIELDRRRIHTRMSRLRKQIKGFAPAREAKRANRNRFEVPSVAIVGYTNAGKSSLLNHITSAGVLVENALFATLDATVRKSVTADGRPYTLTDTVGFVRNLPHQLVEAFRSTLEEVGESDVIVHVVDASHPDPASQLATVRDVIGEVDARDIPEIVVFNKVDLLQDDDQRLLLRALEPNAIFVSARTGEGVAELQARIAELVPSPNVRVELLVPYDRGDVVASLHDRGRILSTEYVEGGTHVTAMVNAIDESALREFAVVTA, from the coding sequence ATGAGCGAAAAAGTAGACACCCCGGTAGACAACGACGACGTGGTATCGCGGGTTTTGGCCAATGCAACCGGGCCGAGCGCCAGCCACACGGTTTTCGGTTCCGGCAGCGCACAGGCGCTGCAGAACGGATCCGACTATTCGGTGAGCCGTGACGGCGAACAGTTCGACCGCGAAGACCGCCAGGCGCTGCGCCGGGTCGCCGGACTCTCCACCGAACTCGACGACGTCACCGAGGTCGAGTACCGGCAGCTGCGCATCGAGCGCGTCGTGCTGATCGGTATCTACACCCAGGGCACCACCGTCGACGCCGAGAACTCCATGCGCGAGCTGTACGCCCTCGCAGAGACCGCGGGCGCCGTCGTCCTCGACGGCCTGCTGCAGCGCCGCGCGACCCCCGACCCCAGCACCTACTTCGGCAAGGGCAAGGCCGAGGAGCTGCGCGACATCGTCGCGGCCAACGGCGCCGACACCGTGATCGCCGACACCGAGCTCGCGCCCAGCCAGCGGCGCGCACTCGAAGACGTGGTCAAGGTCAAGGTCATCGACCGCACCGCCGTCATCCTCGACATCTTCAGCCAGCACGCTAAGAGCCGCGAGGGCAAGGCGCAGGTCGAACTCGCCCAGCTCGAGTACATGCTGCCGCGACTGCGTGGTTGGGGTGAGGCGCTCTCCCGTCAGGGTGGTGGCGCCGGCGGTTCCGGCGACGGCATGGGCAGCCGTGGCCCCGGTGAGACGAAGATCGAACTCGACCGTCGCCGCATCCACACCCGCATGTCCCGACTGCGCAAGCAGATCAAGGGCTTCGCGCCCGCCCGCGAGGCGAAGCGCGCCAACCGCAACCGCTTCGAGGTTCCGAGCGTGGCGATCGTCGGCTACACCAACGCCGGCAAGTCCAGCCTGCTGAACCACATCACGAGCGCCGGTGTGCTCGTAGAGAACGCCCTGTTCGCGACCCTCGACGCCACGGTGCGCAAGTCGGTCACCGCCGACGGCCGCCCGTACACGCTCACCGACACCGTCGGCTTCGTGCGCAACCTGCCCCACCAGCTGGTGGAGGCGTTCCGGTCGACGCTCGAGGAAGTCGGCGAGAGCGACGTCATCGTGCACGTCGTCGACGCGTCGCACCCCGATCCCGCCAGCCAGCTCGCGACAGTGCGCGATGTGATCGGCGAGGTCGACGCGCGCGACATCCCCGAGATCGTCGTCTTCAACAAGGTCGACCTGCTGCAGGACGACGACCAGCGTCTCCTGCTGCGAGCCCTCGAACCGAACGCCATCTTCGTCTCCGCGCGCACGGGCGAGGGCGTCGCCGAGCTGCAGGCACGCATCGCCGAACTCGTACCCAGCCCGAACGTGCGCGTCGAACTGCTCGTGCCGTACGACCGCGGCGACGTGGTGGCGAGCCTGCACGACCGCGGCCGCATCCTCAGCACCGAGTACGTCGAGGGCGGTACCCACGTCACGGCGATGGTCAACGCGATCGACGAGAGCGCGCTGCGCGAGTTCGCCGTCGTCACGGCCTGA
- a CDS encoding methylenetetrahydrofolate reductase, whose protein sequence is MTALQTPTFSFELYPPRSAAAEQTLLRSIEHLVAAGPEFISVTYGANGSSRNSSLAVLLRLLEQTDVSAMAHLTCVGSSYADATRLIREFLDAGVTSFLALRGDPPAGAVEGDRFLGDLGSAGELVQLIHRVQAERDQFSLNDIPGFPGAKRLSSGHKVTIAVAAFPNGHPRSRSVEQDLDTLLAKEAAGANLAITQLFFHADDYLGFLDKARAAGVTMRILPGIMPVLSPQRLRRIVQLTDETLPTDLLRRLEAERTPEGQAAVGIEHAIDLGSAVLEGTGGDSPGIHLYTFNQHEAVLDVLRGCRLLEPVTTEHN, encoded by the coding sequence TTGACAGCACTGCAGACGCCGACATTCTCGTTCGAGCTGTACCCGCCGCGGTCCGCTGCCGCCGAGCAGACGCTCCTCCGGTCGATCGAACACCTCGTCGCCGCCGGGCCCGAGTTCATCTCGGTCACCTACGGCGCGAACGGGTCGTCGCGAAACTCGTCGCTCGCGGTGCTGCTGCGCCTGCTCGAGCAGACCGACGTCAGCGCGATGGCGCACCTCACCTGCGTCGGCTCGTCCTACGCCGACGCGACTCGGCTCATCCGCGAGTTCCTCGACGCGGGCGTCACCAGCTTCCTCGCCCTCCGCGGCGACCCGCCCGCGGGCGCGGTCGAGGGCGACCGCTTCCTCGGCGACCTCGGCAGCGCGGGGGAGCTCGTCCAGCTCATCCACCGGGTGCAGGCCGAGCGCGACCAGTTCAGCCTCAACGACATCCCGGGCTTCCCCGGCGCCAAGCGCCTCAGCAGCGGCCACAAGGTCACCATCGCCGTCGCCGCGTTCCCGAACGGCCACCCGCGGTCGCGATCGGTCGAGCAGGATCTCGACACGCTCCTCGCCAAGGAGGCGGCGGGAGCGAACCTCGCGATCACGCAGCTGTTCTTCCACGCCGACGACTACCTCGGCTTCCTCGACAAGGCCAGGGCCGCCGGCGTGACCATGCGCATCCTGCCGGGAATCATGCCGGTGCTGAGCCCGCAGCGGCTGCGGCGCATCGTCCAGCTCACCGACGAGACCCTGCCGACCGACCTCCTCCGCCGGCTCGAGGCCGAGCGGACGCCCGAGGGCCAGGCGGCCGTCGGCATCGAGCACGCCATCGACCTCGGCAGCGCCGTGCTCGAGGGGACGGGCGGCGACAGCCCCGGCATCCATCTCTACACCTTCAACCAGCACGAGGCGGTGCTCGACGTCCTCCGAGGATGCCGCCTCCTCGAACCCGTCACCACCGAACACAACTAA
- the metE gene encoding 5-methyltetrahydropteroyltriglutamate--homocysteine S-methyltransferase: MSTPFPTGTILGYPRIGRRRELKKAVESFWAGRITADELEAAAAELRAVTRERLVGLGLGATDSSIPEAFSFYDQVLDAAVTVGAVPSRFQRLVREDGTLDLAGYFTIARGEGNDVPAEMTKWFESNYHYLVPEIGPETEFHLASDRLLREVAEATTSGYRTRPVIVGPITFLLLSKPSEGAPADYRPLDRLDDLLPVYAELIAGLTAVGAEWVQFDEPALVSESIEVDRATVLEATARAYELLGAVPARPQIFVAAPYGSLDDALPVLLASPVEAVGLDLVKGSVPELVEGRASTGSATEKTLVGGVVDGHNIWRGDLDAAFATLESLRALSPNVAVSSSTSLFHTPHSITDEPALDNRLKSWLAFADEKVAQIAALATGLAEGRDAIAETLDAASVALKDRRDAPGVRDGAVRARAAALTDADFHRGDYDERQSAQDAALGLPFLPTTTIGSFPQTGDIRKARAANARGDISDAEYTEFLKAEIKSVVDLQEEIGIDVIVHGEPERNDMVQYFAENLDGFAVTQNGWVQSYGSRCTRPSLLWGDVSRPAPITVDWSAYTQTLTEKPVKGMLTGPVTILAWSFVRDDQPLADTANQVALALRDEITDLEAAGIGVIQVDEPALRELLPLKLADQPSYLDWSVGSFRLATSGVAPRTQIHTHLCYSEFGVVIDAINLLDADVTSIEAARSKMDVVPEIKSSGFGRGIGPGVYDIHSPRVPSVDEVTELIDIALGSIPNRQVWVNPDCGLKTRGYTETVDSLRNVVAATKAVRERVGA, from the coding sequence ATGAGCACCCCTTTCCCCACGGGCACGATCCTCGGCTACCCGCGCATCGGCCGTCGGCGCGAGTTGAAGAAGGCCGTCGAGTCCTTCTGGGCCGGCCGCATCACCGCCGACGAGCTGGAGGCGGCTGCCGCAGAGCTGCGCGCCGTCACCCGTGAGCGCCTCGTCGGGCTCGGCCTCGGCGCCACCGACTCCTCGATCCCCGAGGCCTTCTCCTTCTACGACCAGGTGCTCGATGCCGCGGTGACCGTCGGCGCCGTGCCCAGCCGCTTCCAGCGTCTCGTCCGCGAGGACGGCACCCTCGACCTCGCCGGCTACTTCACGATCGCCCGCGGCGAGGGCAACGACGTCCCCGCCGAGATGACGAAGTGGTTCGAGTCCAACTACCACTACCTCGTGCCCGAGATCGGGCCCGAGACCGAGTTTCACCTCGCCTCGGACCGCCTGCTGCGCGAGGTCGCCGAGGCCACCACCTCCGGTTACCGCACGCGCCCGGTCATCGTCGGCCCGATCACGTTCCTGCTGTTGAGCAAGCCGAGCGAGGGCGCGCCGGCCGACTACCGTCCACTCGACCGCCTCGACGACCTGCTGCCCGTCTACGCCGAGCTCATCGCGGGCCTCACCGCCGTGGGCGCCGAGTGGGTGCAGTTCGACGAGCCCGCGCTCGTGAGCGAGTCGATCGAGGTCGACCGTGCCACCGTGCTCGAGGCCACCGCCCGTGCCTACGAGCTGCTCGGCGCGGTTCCCGCCCGCCCGCAGATCTTCGTCGCGGCTCCGTACGGTTCGCTCGACGACGCCCTGCCCGTGCTGCTCGCGTCGCCCGTCGAGGCCGTGGGGCTCGACCTGGTGAAGGGTTCGGTCCCTGAGCTTGTCGAAGGGCGCGCTTCGACAGGCTCAGCGACCGAGAAGACCCTCGTCGGCGGAGTCGTCGACGGCCACAACATCTGGCGCGGCGACCTCGATGCCGCATTCGCCACGCTCGAGTCGCTGCGCGCGCTCTCGCCCAACGTCGCCGTGTCGAGCTCGACCAGCCTGTTCCACACCCCGCACTCGATCACCGACGAGCCCGCGCTCGACAACCGCCTGAAGAGCTGGCTCGCGTTCGCCGACGAGAAGGTGGCACAGATCGCCGCGCTCGCGACGGGTCTCGCCGAGGGGCGTGACGCCATCGCGGAGACGCTGGACGCGGCATCCGTCGCCCTGAAGGACCGCCGGGACGCCCCCGGCGTGCGCGACGGAGCCGTGCGTGCGCGTGCCGCCGCCCTCACCGACGCCGACTTCCACCGTGGAGACTACGACGAGCGCCAGTCGGCACAGGATGCCGCTCTGGGACTGCCCTTCCTGCCGACGACCACCATCGGATCGTTCCCGCAGACCGGCGACATCCGCAAGGCGCGCGCCGCCAACGCCCGCGGCGACATCAGCGATGCCGAGTACACCGAGTTCCTCAAGGCGGAGATCAAGAGCGTCGTCGACCTCCAGGAGGAGATCGGCATCGACGTCATCGTGCACGGCGAGCCCGAGCGCAACGACATGGTGCAGTACTTCGCCGAGAACCTCGACGGGTTCGCGGTCACCCAGAACGGCTGGGTGCAGTCGTACGGCAGCCGCTGTACGCGTCCGTCGCTGCTCTGGGGCGACGTGTCGCGCCCGGCGCCGATCACGGTCGACTGGTCCGCCTACACGCAGACGCTCACCGAGAAGCCGGTCAAGGGTATGCTCACCGGCCCCGTGACGATCCTCGCCTGGAGCTTCGTGCGCGACGACCAGCCGCTCGCCGACACCGCGAACCAGGTCGCCCTCGCGCTGCGCGACGAGATCACCGACCTCGAAGCCGCCGGCATCGGCGTCATCCAGGTCGACGAGCCCGCGCTGCGCGAACTGCTGCCGCTCAAGCTCGCCGACCAGCCGTCCTACCTCGACTGGTCGGTCGGATCCTTCCGCCTCGCCACCTCGGGCGTCGCACCGCGCACGCAGATCCACACGCACCTCTGCTACTCGGAGTTCGGCGTCGTCATCGACGCGATCAACCTCCTCGACGCCGACGTGACCTCGATCGAGGCCGCCCGCTCGAAGATGGACGTCGTGCCCGAGATCAAGTCGTCGGGCTTCGGCCGCGGCATCGGCCCGGGTGTCTACGACATCCACTCGCCCCGGGTACCGTCGGTCGACGAGGTCACCGAGCTGATCGACATCGCGCTCGGGTCGATCCCGAACCGCCAGGTCTGGGTCAACCCCGACTGCGGCCTGAAGACGCGCGGCTACACCGAGACGGTCGACTCGCTGCGCAATGTCGTGGCCGCGACGAAGGCCGTGCGGGAGCGCGTCGGCGCGTAA
- a CDS encoding DUF4184 family protein — translation MPFTPSHVAAVLPFARTPLLPAGLVIGSMVPDLFYFVPVDIPREFSHSPLGAVTLDLGVGALLFALWRWIFRRPVMDLAPLWVRGRFATAEIGLRGRTGEGGMPWAGFCLLLASSLLVGIASHLLWDAATHRGLITDVFPLLLSEAGPMRLTAWLQHGSSVLGTVVVLVWIGWWASHTPLGEPAPSRLTTAGRAIAVAGLVAVGLALGGYYWVAGIRTGLSPVDSTLVFRSVRLTIGAAGLFAALLSLIWWTLPGYSRARSAA, via the coding sequence ATGCCCTTCACGCCGAGCCACGTGGCCGCGGTGCTGCCGTTCGCTCGGACGCCGCTTCTGCCCGCCGGGCTGGTGATCGGCAGCATGGTCCCCGACCTGTTCTACTTCGTTCCGGTCGACATCCCGCGGGAGTTCTCCCACTCGCCGCTCGGCGCGGTCACCCTCGACCTGGGCGTCGGGGCGCTGCTGTTCGCGCTCTGGCGGTGGATCTTCCGCCGACCGGTCATGGATCTGGCGCCGCTCTGGGTGCGCGGGCGCTTCGCGACGGCCGAGATCGGCCTGCGTGGCAGGACAGGTGAGGGCGGGATGCCGTGGGCCGGCTTCTGCCTGCTGCTCGCGTCGTCCTTGCTCGTCGGCATCGCCAGCCACCTGCTCTGGGATGCGGCGACCCATCGCGGCCTGATCACCGACGTGTTCCCGCTGTTGCTGAGCGAGGCCGGACCGATGCGCCTCACCGCCTGGCTGCAGCACGGGAGCAGCGTGCTGGGCACGGTCGTCGTGCTGGTCTGGATCGGGTGGTGGGCCAGTCACACGCCGCTCGGGGAACCGGCGCCCAGCCGGCTCACGACCGCGGGCCGGGCGATCGCGGTCGCCGGGCTGGTGGCCGTGGGGCTCGCTCTCGGCGGGTACTACTGGGTCGCCGGCATCCGGACCGGCCTGTCGCCCGTCGACTCGACGCTGGTGTTCCGGTCGGTGCGGCTGACGATCGGCGCCGCCGGATTGTTCGCGGCGCTGCTGTCGCTGATCTGGTGGACGCTGCCCGGCTACTCGCGGGCGCGGTCGGCCGCCTAG
- the lexA gene encoding transcriptional repressor LexA, which produces MSDETTGRTGGDRLGADKPGTRRRKSLSDKQLAILDVIQRSVQTQGYPPSMREIGDAVGLSSLSSVTHQLNQLELSGYLRRDPKRPRALEILIETPSQEPDEPVSTVSVGDAAMVPLVGRIAAGIPITAEQQIDEVFPLPRQLVGKGELFMLKVVGDSMIDAAICDGDWIVVRQQKNAENGDIVAAMLDDEATVKVFQQRDGHTWLLPRNSQFAPILGDYAEVLGKVVAVLRSV; this is translated from the coding sequence ATGAGCGACGAGACGACCGGACGCACCGGTGGTGACAGGCTCGGCGCGGACAAACCCGGCACCCGTCGCCGCAAGAGCCTGAGCGACAAGCAGCTCGCGATCCTCGACGTCATCCAGCGTTCGGTACAGACCCAGGGCTACCCGCCGAGCATGCGCGAGATCGGCGACGCCGTCGGGCTCTCCTCCCTCTCCAGCGTCACCCACCAGCTCAACCAGCTCGAGCTGAGCGGCTACCTCCGCCGCGACCCCAAGCGTCCGCGCGCCCTCGAGATCCTGATCGAGACGCCGAGCCAAGAACCCGACGAACCGGTCAGCACCGTCTCGGTGGGCGATGCCGCGATGGTGCCTCTTGTCGGACGTATCGCCGCCGGCATCCCGATCACCGCCGAACAGCAGATCGACGAGGTCTTCCCGCTCCCCCGCCAGCTCGTCGGCAAGGGCGAGCTCTTTATGCTCAAAGTCGTCGGCGACTCGATGATCGACGCCGCGATCTGCGACGGCGACTGGATCGTCGTACGTCAGCAGAAGAACGCCGAGAACGGCGATATCGTCGCGGCGATGCTCGACGACGAGGCGACGGTCAAGGTCTTCCAGCAGCGCGACGGCCACACCTGGCTGCTCCCCCGCAACAGCCAGTTCGCCCCGATCCTCGGCGACTACGCCGAGGTGCTCGGCAAGGTCGTCGCGGTCCTCCGCTCGGTCTAG
- a CDS encoding phage holin family protein: protein MLRILLRVLVFLGSAALGLLAAAWLIPAVDLSPVGFVTAVLVFALAQSLLAPVVSRIAARAAPAFLGGIGLVSTVVALFVATLFPNGLHITGWRAWVLAPVIVWLVTALATLVLSPFVPRPGGEAKPSARGRRAR, encoded by the coding sequence ATGCTCCGGATACTGCTCCGTGTTCTCGTATTCCTCGGCTCTGCCGCCCTCGGGCTGCTCGCCGCTGCCTGGCTGATCCCGGCGGTCGACCTGTCGCCCGTCGGCTTCGTCACCGCGGTCCTCGTGTTCGCCCTCGCGCAGAGCCTGCTCGCGCCGGTCGTCTCACGCATCGCCGCGAGGGCCGCACCCGCGTTCCTCGGCGGCATCGGGCTTGTCTCGACCGTGGTCGCCCTCTTCGTGGCGACGCTCTTCCCGAACGGCCTGCACATTACGGGCTGGCGCGCCTGGGTGCTCGCACCCGTGATCGTCTGGCTCGTCACGGCTCTCGCGACCTTGGTGCTGTCGCCGTTCGTGCCGCGGCCCGGGGGCGAGGCGAAGCCGTCGGCGCGCGGCCGCCGTGCACGGTGA
- a CDS encoding histidinol-phosphate transaminase: MAQLSDLPIRDDLRGQTPYGAPQKAVRVALNVNENSHPIPADVAVDIVESLAAAILSVNRYPDREFTELRESLAAYLNFSVEPATRLTADNIWAANGSNEVLQQILQAFGGPGRSVLGFPPTYSMHSIIANGTGTRWIAGERDADYELSPETVTRWIEETQPDVVFLCSPNNPTGTPLSIETIEAAYAASSGIVVVDEAYAEFAPEDVRSAVTLLDGRDRLLVSRTMSKAFAFAGARVGYLAADPAVTDALRLVRLPYHLSALTQAAAIAALRHAPEMLAMVDNIRDQRDRLLVELPKLGYPVLNSWANFVMFGGVADSHALFEALLEQDILVRDVGIPNHIRVTAGTEAETTAFLAALAAL, from the coding sequence GTGGCCCAACTCTCCGATCTCCCCATCCGCGACGACCTCCGAGGACAGACACCGTACGGTGCTCCCCAGAAGGCGGTGCGGGTCGCCCTCAACGTCAACGAGAACTCGCACCCGATCCCGGCGGACGTCGCCGTCGACATCGTCGAGTCGCTGGCCGCGGCCATCCTCTCGGTGAACCGCTACCCCGACCGCGAGTTCACCGAGCTGCGCGAGAGCCTCGCGGCCTACCTCAACTTCTCGGTCGAGCCTGCGACGCGCCTCACCGCCGACAACATCTGGGCGGCCAACGGGTCGAACGAGGTGCTCCAGCAGATCCTGCAGGCCTTCGGCGGCCCCGGGCGCAGCGTGCTCGGATTCCCTCCCACCTATTCGATGCACTCGATCATCGCGAACGGCACCGGCACGCGCTGGATCGCCGGCGAGCGGGACGCCGACTACGAGCTGTCGCCCGAGACCGTCACACGCTGGATCGAGGAGACCCAGCCCGACGTCGTCTTCCTCTGCTCGCCGAACAACCCGACCGGCACGCCGCTCTCGATCGAGACGATCGAAGCCGCCTACGCGGCATCCAGCGGCATCGTCGTCGTCGACGAGGCGTACGCCGAGTTCGCGCCGGAGGACGTTCGCAGCGCGGTCACCCTGCTCGACGGCCGCGATCGCCTGCTCGTCTCGCGCACCATGAGCAAGGCCTTCGCCTTCGCGGGTGCGCGCGTCGGCTACCTCGCCGCCGACCCCGCCGTCACCGACGCCCTGCGTCTCGTGCGTCTGCCGTACCACCTCTCCGCGCTCACCCAGGCCGCGGCCATCGCCGCCCTGCGCCACGCTCCCGAGATGCTGGCGATGGTGGACAACATCCGCGACCAGCGCGACCGTCTGCTCGTCGAGCTGCCGAAGCTCGGCTACCCGGTGCTCAACAGCTGGGCCAACTTCGTGATGTTCGGCGGCGTCGCGGACTCGCACGCGCTGTTCGAAGCGCTGCTCGAGCAGGACATCCTCGTGCGCGACGTCGGCATCCCGAACCACATCCGCGTGACGGCCGGAACGGAAGCGGAGACCACCGCGTTCCTCGCGGCCCTCGCCGCTCTGTAG
- the hisB gene encoding imidazoleglycerol-phosphate dehydratase HisB: MSTEPRTASITRETSESSIELSINLDGTGVSDIQSSVPFYDHMLTAFSKHSLIDLTVKATGDTHIDVHHTVEDIGIALGLALKQALGDKAGISRYGDALVPLDEALVQAVVDISGRPYLVYTGEPEGFEMHLIGGHFTGSMVRHVFEAITFNAGLTVHVTVLGGRDPHHIAEAEFKAFARAMRKAVEPDPRVTGIPSTKGAL, encoded by the coding sequence ATGAGTACAGAACCCCGCACCGCGAGCATCACCCGCGAAACGAGCGAGTCCAGCATCGAACTGTCGATCAACCTCGACGGCACCGGTGTCTCCGACATCCAGTCGTCCGTGCCGTTCTACGACCACATGCTCACCGCGTTCTCGAAGCACTCCCTGATCGACCTGACCGTCAAGGCCACGGGCGACACCCACATCGACGTGCACCACACAGTCGAAGACATCGGCATCGCGCTCGGCCTCGCCCTCAAGCAGGCGCTCGGCGACAAGGCCGGCATCTCGCGATACGGCGACGCCCTCGTGCCCCTCGACGAGGCGCTCGTGCAGGCCGTGGTCGACATTTCCGGCCGCCCCTACCTCGTGTACACCGGCGAGCCCGAGGGCTTCGAGATGCACCTCATCGGCGGGCACTTCACCGGGTCGATGGTGCGGCACGTCTTCGAGGCCATCACCTTCAACGCCGGACTGACCGTGCACGTCACCGTGCTCGGCGGCCGCGACCCGCACCACATCGCCGAGGCCGAGTTCAAGGCGTTCGCGCGCGCCATGCGCAAGGCCGTCGAACCCGATCCCCGCGTCACCGGCATCCCGTCGACGAAGGGCGCACTGTGA
- the hisH gene encoding imidazole glycerol phosphate synthase subunit HisH, whose translation MSAAPSVVVLDYGSGNVHSAAKALELAGARVELTADRGRALAADGLFVPGVGAFSAVAEALAKVGGGALIEKRLIANKPVMGICVGMQVMFEHGTERGNQEPGLGEWPGSVTELDSPVLPHMGWNTVDAPEDSRLFAGIRDERFYFVHSYGAQQWELDPQPPFTAPLVTWAEHGSRFIAAVENGPLTATQFHPEKSGQPGIRLLTNWLETL comes from the coding sequence GTGAGCGCCGCCCCGTCCGTCGTGGTGCTCGACTACGGGTCGGGCAACGTCCACTCCGCCGCGAAGGCGCTCGAGCTCGCCGGCGCCCGCGTCGAACTGACCGCCGACCGCGGCCGTGCGCTGGCGGCCGACGGCCTGTTCGTGCCCGGTGTCGGCGCGTTCTCCGCCGTCGCCGAAGCCCTGGCCAAGGTCGGCGGGGGAGCGCTCATCGAGAAGCGACTCATCGCCAACAAGCCGGTCATGGGGATCTGCGTCGGTATGCAGGTCATGTTCGAGCACGGCACTGAGCGCGGCAACCAAGAGCCGGGTCTCGGCGAATGGCCGGGGTCGGTCACCGAGCTGGACTCGCCCGTGCTCCCACACATGGGCTGGAACACCGTCGACGCGCCCGAAGACTCCCGGCTCTTCGCCGGAATCCGCGACGAGCGCTTCTACTTCGTGCACTCCTACGGGGCGCAGCAGTGGGAACTCGACCCGCAGCCGCCGTTCACCGCGCCGCTGGTGACCTGGGCCGAACACGGCTCGCGGTTCATCGCCGCCGTCGAGAACGGGCCGCTGACCGCGACCCAGTTCCACCCCGAGAAGTCGGGTCAGCCCGGCATCCGGCTTCTGACCAACTGGCTCGAAACCCTCTAA
- the priA gene encoding bifunctional 1-(5-phosphoribosyl)-5-((5-phosphoribosylamino)methylideneamino)imidazole-4-carboxamide isomerase/phosphoribosylanthranilate isomerase PriA, producing the protein MSEFSTTPKLTLLPAVDVADGKAVRLTQGEAGSETSYGDPMDAADEWISQGAEWIHLVDLDAAFGRGNNRHVIEKVIKNSPRSVNIELSGGIRDDASLEAALQTGAKRINLGTAALENPEWAAHVIAEFGEAIAVGLDVRGTTLAARGWTQEGGDLWTVLDRLEKAGCSRYVVTDVTKDGTLQGPNLELLSQVMERTHKPVIASGGISNLDDIAELRALVPQGLEGAIVGKALYAKAFTLAEALDVAGD; encoded by the coding sequence ATGAGCGAGTTCAGCACCACCCCGAAACTCACCCTCCTCCCCGCGGTCGACGTGGCCGACGGCAAGGCCGTGCGCCTGACCCAGGGCGAGGCCGGCTCGGAGACGAGCTACGGCGACCCCATGGATGCCGCTGACGAGTGGATCTCGCAGGGTGCCGAGTGGATCCACCTCGTCGACCTCGACGCCGCCTTCGGCCGCGGCAACAACCGCCACGTGATCGAGAAGGTCATCAAGAACTCCCCGCGCAGCGTGAACATCGAGCTGTCGGGCGGCATCCGCGACGACGCGAGCCTCGAAGCCGCCCTGCAGACCGGCGCCAAGCGCATCAACCTCGGCACCGCCGCGCTCGAGAACCCCGAGTGGGCGGCCCACGTCATCGCCGAGTTCGGCGAGGCCATCGCCGTCGGCCTCGACGTGCGCGGCACCACGCTCGCTGCCCGCGGCTGGACCCAGGAGGGCGGCGACCTCTGGACCGTGCTCGACCGCCTCGAGAAGGCCGGCTGCAGCCGCTACGTCGTCACCGACGTCACCAAGGACGGCACGCTGCAGGGCCCGAACCTCGAACTGCTGTCGCAGGTCATGGAGCGCACCCACAAGCCCGTCATCGCCTCCGGCGGCATCTCGAACCTCGACGACATCGCCGAGCTGCGCGCGCTCGTGCCCCAGGGCCTCGAGGGCGCGATCGTCGGCAAGGCGCTCTACGCGAAGGCGTTCACCCTCGCGGAAGCGCTCGACGTCGCCGGCGACTGA